The Staphylococcus carnosus genome has a segment encoding these proteins:
- a CDS encoding helicase C-terminal domain-containing protein, giving the protein MGQTTYAVVDLETTGNQKDYDDIIQIGITFVKGFEIVGSYHSLIKTDLEIPPFIQALTSIEDQMLTQAPYFNEVAEEIYELMKDSVFVAHNVAFDLTFLKKAFKKSNITYQPRKVIDTVELFKIAFPTDKSYQLSELAEYHDIPLENAHRADEDAATTAKLMIKAFNVLYTLPTDTLKQLFYLSKNLKYQLHDVIFEMVRQRGTEPLDNKYEKFEQIIYKKQVDFKSPQIDFEGTTEDFYNQVIDALGYTFRPQQLYLAETILDQLMHSEKALIEAPLGSGKSLAYLIAALMYNIETKQHVMISTNTKLLQNQLLEHDIPTLEQVLGYRINAAIIKSRRDYISLGLISQILKDETQNYDVSLLKMELLVWITQTETGDIQELNLKGGQKMYLEQKSETYVPVRNDIHYYNFLKRNAQNIQIGITNHAHLIHASQENSIYQLFEDYIVDEAHRLPDYALDQVTNELSYSDIKYQLGLIGKTENEKLLKAVDNLEQKRILEQLDIPPIDVFGLKSAINDIHELNENLFTTIFDIIHESDIHDDDNHKIHFVNNFDTAPILKDIHDIIHKLNLTLEYFNGMSHKTIKSVRKHLLYLNDHFRAIEQSIKDNHTCFLSIKNMEQKSTITIYVKDYKVRDILTQQILDKFKSLTFISGTLTFNRSFESFKNWFKEDEHFNTFIIDDVVQNENKATIFIPDDVAPYHYKDVEKYEHAIVSYITEYVNVTQSKCLVLFTSYKMMYHVQELLNELPDFEDYIILSQQNNNQNYKIAQQFNSFDKSILLGTGTFFEGFDFQGDGIKCVMIAKLPFMNQNNTKYWLMDSEFVSTFKDYVLPDAVIRFRQGLGRLIRNENDRGIIVSFDDRLIKSNYQHFFTQALESFKKVNGNIQRFGKILKKLKA; this is encoded by the coding sequence GTGGGTCAAACAACTTATGCCGTGGTAGATTTAGAAACAACGGGTAACCAAAAAGATTATGATGACATTATTCAAATTGGTATCACATTTGTGAAAGGTTTTGAGATTGTTGGTTCTTATCATTCTTTAATAAAGACTGACCTAGAAATACCACCTTTTATACAAGCACTCACTTCTATAGAAGACCAAATGTTGACACAGGCACCTTATTTTAATGAAGTGGCTGAGGAAATATACGAATTAATGAAAGACAGTGTGTTTGTTGCTCACAATGTTGCCTTTGATTTAACCTTTTTAAAAAAAGCTTTTAAAAAAAGTAATATAACTTATCAACCAAGGAAAGTCATTGATACGGTCGAATTATTTAAAATTGCTTTTCCTACAGATAAAAGTTATCAGCTGAGTGAGTTAGCAGAATATCATGATATACCACTGGAAAATGCTCATCGTGCTGATGAAGATGCAGCAACGACAGCTAAGTTAATGATTAAAGCTTTTAATGTTTTATATACATTACCAACAGACACACTCAAACAACTTTTTTATTTAAGCAAAAATTTAAAATATCAGTTACACGATGTTATTTTCGAAATGGTCCGTCAAAGAGGTACAGAGCCATTAGATAACAAATATGAAAAATTTGAACAAATTATTTATAAGAAGCAAGTTGATTTTAAGTCACCTCAAATTGATTTTGAAGGCACAACTGAAGACTTTTATAATCAAGTCATTGATGCATTAGGCTATACTTTCCGTCCACAACAACTTTACTTAGCTGAAACAATATTGGATCAATTGATGCATAGTGAAAAAGCTTTAATTGAAGCACCTTTAGGATCAGGTAAATCCTTAGCCTATCTGATTGCTGCTTTAATGTATAACATTGAAACAAAACAGCATGTCATGATTTCTACTAACACTAAATTATTACAGAACCAACTATTAGAACATGATATACCGACACTTGAGCAAGTTTTAGGTTATCGTATCAATGCTGCAATTATCAAAAGTAGAAGGGATTATATTTCCTTAGGCTTAATCAGTCAAATTTTAAAAGATGAAACTCAAAATTATGATGTATCATTATTAAAAATGGAATTACTTGTTTGGATTACTCAAACGGAAACAGGGGATATTCAAGAGTTGAATCTTAAAGGCGGACAAAAAATGTATTTGGAACAAAAATCAGAGACTTATGTTCCTGTCCGTAACGATATTCACTATTATAATTTCTTAAAAAGAAATGCCCAAAATATTCAAATTGGCATTACCAATCATGCTCATCTAATACATGCATCACAAGAGAACAGTATTTACCAATTGTTTGAAGATTATATTGTTGACGAAGCGCATCGATTACCTGATTATGCATTAGATCAAGTAACAAATGAATTAAGTTACTCCGATATCAAGTATCAGTTAGGGCTTATCGGTAAAACAGAAAACGAAAAATTATTAAAAGCAGTCGATAATTTGGAACAAAAAAGAATCTTAGAACAATTAGATATTCCTCCAATTGATGTTTTCGGATTGAAATCAGCAATCAATGATATCCATGAGTTGAATGAAAATCTATTCACAACAATATTTGATATTATTCATGAATCAGATATACATGATGATGATAATCATAAAATACATTTTGTAAATAATTTCGATACTGCGCCAATTTTAAAAGATATACACGATATCATTCATAAGCTTAATTTAACATTAGAATATTTCAATGGCATGAGTCATAAAACTATAAAATCAGTACGTAAGCATCTTTTATATTTGAATGATCATTTTCGTGCAATTGAGCAAAGCATAAAAGATAATCATACTTGTTTCTTATCAATTAAAAATATGGAACAAAAATCAACGATTACTATTTATGTCAAAGATTATAAAGTTAGAGACATACTAACTCAGCAAATACTTGATAAATTTAAATCACTTACTTTTATTTCAGGTACATTAACCTTTAATCGTTCTTTTGAATCCTTTAAAAATTGGTTTAAAGAGGACGAACATTTTAATACATTTATTATTGATGATGTAGTACAAAATGAAAACAAGGCAACTATTTTTATTCCTGATGATGTCGCTCCATATCATTATAAAGATGTAGAAAAATATGAGCATGCGATAGTAAGTTATATTACAGAATACGTAAATGTGACACAGTCTAAATGCTTAGTTTTGTTTACGAGTTATAAAATGATGTATCATGTGCAAGAATTGCTGAATGAATTACCTGATTTTGAAGATTATATTATTTTATCGCAACAAAATAATAATCAAAATTACAAAATCGCTCAACAATTCAATAGTTTTGATAAATCAATATTATTGGGAACTGGCACATTCTTTGAAGGATTTGACTTTCAAGGCGACGGTATTAAATGTGTAATGATTGCTAAACTTCCATTTATGAATCAAAACAACACAAAATATTGGTTGATGGATTCTGAATTCGTTTCAACTTTTAAAGATTATGTCTTGCCAGATGCCGTTATTCGTTTCCGTCAGGGTCTCGGCCGCTTAATCAGAAATGAAAATGATAGAGGGATTATTGTTTCTTTTGATGATCGACTAATTAAAAGTAACTATCAACACTTTTTCACACAAGCATTAGAGTCATTTAAAAAGGTGAACGGCAATATTCAACGATTTGGAAAAATATTGAAAAAATTAAAAGCGTAG
- the asnS gene encoding asparagine--tRNA ligase translates to MKTTIKDAKNHIGQEVTIGAWLHNKRSSGKIAFLQLRDGTGFMQGVVVKSEVDEDTFATAKNITQESSLYVTGTITEDNRSDLGYEMQVKSIDVIQEAHDYPITPKNHGTEFLMDHRHLWLRSKKQHAVMKIRNEIIRATYEFFHETGFVKIDPPILTASAPEGTSELFHTKYFDEDAFLSQSGQLYLEAAAMAYGKVFSFGPTFRAEKSKTRRHLIEFWMIEGEMAFYEHADSLEVQEQYVTHVVQSVLKNCELELKILDRDTSKLEKVKTPFPRITYDDAIEYLKEQGFDDIEWGEDFGASHETAIANHYDLPVFITNYPTKIKPFYMQPNPENEETVLCADLIAPEGYGEIIGGSERINDLELLEERIEEHQLDRESYNYYLDLRRYGSVPHSGFGLGLERTVAWISGVEHVRETAPFPRLLNRLYP, encoded by the coding sequence ATGAAGACAACAATTAAAGATGCTAAGAACCATATTGGCCAAGAAGTAACAATAGGTGCTTGGCTGCATAATAAACGTTCAAGCGGTAAGATTGCATTCTTACAACTTCGTGATGGCACAGGATTTATGCAAGGTGTCGTTGTAAAATCAGAAGTAGATGAAGATACTTTCGCTACTGCAAAAAATATTACTCAAGAATCTTCACTTTACGTAACAGGTACAATTACTGAAGATAATCGTTCAGATTTAGGTTATGAAATGCAAGTGAAGTCTATTGATGTTATTCAAGAAGCACATGATTATCCAATTACACCTAAAAATCACGGTACTGAATTCTTAATGGACCACCGTCATTTATGGTTACGTTCAAAAAAACAACATGCAGTAATGAAAATTCGTAACGAAATCATTCGTGCAACATACGAATTTTTCCATGAAACTGGTTTCGTTAAAATTGACCCACCAATTTTAACAGCAAGTGCACCTGAAGGTACAAGTGAACTATTCCATACTAAATACTTTGATGAAGATGCTTTCTTATCTCAAAGTGGTCAATTATATCTTGAAGCTGCGGCAATGGCTTATGGAAAAGTATTTTCATTCGGTCCAACTTTCCGTGCTGAAAAATCTAAAACACGCCGTCACTTAATCGAATTCTGGATGATTGAAGGCGAAATGGCATTTTATGAACATGCTGACAGCTTAGAAGTTCAAGAGCAATATGTTACACATGTAGTACAATCAGTACTTAAAAATTGTGAACTTGAATTGAAAATTTTAGATAGAGACACTTCTAAATTAGAAAAAGTAAAAACACCATTCCCACGTATAACTTACGATGATGCTATCGAGTATTTGAAAGAACAAGGATTCGATGACATTGAGTGGGGCGAAGATTTTGGTGCATCACACGAAACAGCAATTGCAAATCATTATGATTTACCTGTTTTCATCACTAATTACCCAACTAAAATCAAACCATTCTATATGCAGCCAAACCCTGAAAATGAGGAAACTGTATTATGTGCAGATTTAATCGCACCTGAAGGTTATGGTGAAATTATTGGTGGTTCAGAACGTATTAATGATTTAGAATTATTAGAAGAACGTATTGAGGAACATCAATTAGATCGCGAAAGTTATAACTATTATTTAGATTTACGTCGTTATGGATCTGTACCGCATAGCGGATTTGGTTTAGGATTAGAGCGAACTGTCGCATGGATTTCTGGTGTTGAACATGTTAGAGAAACAGCACCATTCCCACGTCTATTGAACCGATTATACCCATAA
- a CDS encoding DnaD domain-containing protein gives MDIDFLRKRPMVFRRELLDHYAELGLTETDLVILMKLIYENEHSNKQPSIQYLCQGTTMKEREVTGVIQRLIQLDLFNLTVQKDEEGRFAEFMDLDGFYNSFKNVLEKESLRHKEQSDEETFKDLFQFIEQSFGRPLSPIEIDTLNQWIDVDNHDISVIQAAVNEALSQEKINFKYIDRILLNWKKNNVKTVDDSKKISQQYHTPQMKHTVKNIPKFDWLNEEDS, from the coding sequence TTGGATATTGATTTTTTAAGAAAACGTCCGATGGTTTTTAGAAGAGAATTACTAGATCATTATGCTGAACTTGGACTCACAGAAACTGATTTAGTTATTTTAATGAAACTTATCTATGAAAATGAACATTCCAATAAACAACCCTCAATTCAATATTTATGCCAAGGAACAACAATGAAAGAAAGAGAAGTGACTGGAGTTATTCAACGCTTGATACAGCTTGATTTATTTAATTTAACTGTGCAAAAAGATGAAGAAGGTCGTTTTGCAGAATTTATGGATCTAGATGGATTTTATAATTCTTTTAAAAATGTACTAGAAAAAGAGTCATTAAGACACAAAGAACAATCTGATGAAGAGACTTTTAAGGATCTTTTTCAATTTATAGAACAATCCTTTGGTCGCCCGCTTTCGCCAATAGAAATTGATACGTTGAATCAATGGATAGATGTTGATAATCATGACATATCTGTTATACAAGCTGCAGTGAATGAAGCATTAAGTCAAGAGAAAATTAATTTCAAATACATCGATCGAATATTATTGAATTGGAAAAAGAATAATGTCAAAACAGTCGATGATTCCAAAAAAATCAGCCAACAATATCATACGCCACAAATGAAGCATACTGTAAAAAATATACCTAAATTCGACTGGTTAAATGAGGAGGACTCATAA
- the nth gene encoding endonuclease III translates to MLSKKKALSMIDVIADMFPDAECELKHNNPFELTIAVLLSAQCTDVLVNKVTTNLFKKYKTPQDYINVSLEELEQDIRSIGLYRNKAKNIKKLCHSLIDKFDGKVPHDRADLESLAGVGRKTANVVMSVAFGEPALAVDTHVERVSKRLGICRWKDSVKEVESRLCSIIPKDRWTKSHHQLIFFGRYHCLARAPKCDICPLFDECREGQKRYKQKIKKEAEKS, encoded by the coding sequence ATGTTAAGCAAAAAGAAAGCATTAAGTATGATTGATGTAATTGCTGATATGTTTCCAGATGCTGAGTGCGAATTAAAACATAATAACCCATTCGAACTTACAATTGCTGTTTTATTATCAGCGCAATGTACGGATGTACTAGTAAATAAAGTAACAACTAACTTATTTAAAAAATATAAAACACCTCAAGATTATATCAATGTGAGTCTCGAAGAACTCGAACAAGATATTCGTTCAATTGGTTTATATCGAAATAAGGCTAAAAATATAAAAAAACTTTGCCATTCATTGATTGATAAATTTGATGGTAAAGTGCCTCATGATCGAGCTGACTTAGAAAGTTTAGCGGGTGTAGGAAGAAAAACAGCAAATGTCGTTATGAGCGTTGCCTTTGGAGAACCTGCTTTAGCTGTTGACACACATGTAGAAAGAGTATCTAAAAGGTTAGGTATTTGTCGTTGGAAAGATAGTGTAAAAGAAGTCGAAAGCAGACTTTGTTCTATAATACCGAAGGATAGATGGACTAAAAGTCATCATCAACTCATTTTCTTCGGGCGTTATCATTGTTTAGCAAGAGCACCTAAATGTGATATTTGTCCTTTATTCGACGAATGCAGAGAAGGGCAAAAGAGATATAAACAAAAAATAAAAAAAGAAGCTGAAAAATCATAG